The following proteins come from a genomic window of Meles meles chromosome 1, mMelMel3.1 paternal haplotype, whole genome shotgun sequence:
- the TFAP2E gene encoding transcription factor AP-2-epsilon: MLVHTYSAMERPDGLGAAAGAARLSSLPQAAYGPAPPLCHTPAAADFQPPYFPPPYPQPPLPYGQAPDAAAAFPHLAGDPYGGLASLAQPQPPQAAWAAPRAAARAHDEPPGLLAPPARALGLDPRRDYAAAVPRLLHGLADGAHGLADPPLGLPGLAAPPGLDDLQAMDETGMSLLDQSVIKKVPIPSKASSLSALSLAKDSLVGGITNPSEVFCSVPGRLSLLSSTSKYKVTVGEVQRRLSPPECLNASLLGGVLRRAKSKNGGRCLRERLEKIGLNLPAGRRKAANVTLLTSLVEGEAVHLARDFGYVCETEFPAKAAAEYLCRQHVDPGELHSRKSMLLAAKQICKEFADLMAQDRSPLGNSRPALILEPGVQSCLTHFSLITHGFGGPAICAALTAFQNYLLESLKGLDKMFLSGTGSGHGDTKASEKDAKHRK; the protein is encoded by the exons ATGCTGGTGCACACTTACTCCGCCATG gagCGCCCCGACGGGCTGGGCGCAGCGGCTGGCGCGGCCCGCCTGTCGTCTCTGCCCCAGGCAGCCTACGGGCCGGCGCCACCGCTCTGCCACACGCCGGCCGCCGCCGACTTCCAGCCGCCCTACTTCCCGCCGCCCTACCCGCAGCCGCCACTGCCCTACGGCCAGGCGCCCGACGCCGCTGCCGCCTTCCCCCACCTAGCCGGGGACCCGTACGGCGGCCTGGCGTCCCTGGCACAGCCGCAGCCTCCACAGGCCGCCTGGGCcgcgccccgcgccgccgcccgcgcccacGACGAGCCACCCGGCCTGCTggcgccgcccgcccgcgccCTGGGCCTCGACCCGCGCCGCGACTACGCCGCCGCAGTGCCCCGGCTCCTGCACGGCCTGGCAGACGGCGCGCACGGCCTGGCGGACCCGCCCCTTGGCCTCCCTGGACTGGCGGCGCCGCCGGGCCTAGACGACCTGCAG GCCATGGATGAGACGGGAATGAGTCTCCTGGACCAGTCAGTGATCAAGAAAG tccccatcccctccaaagcCAGCAGCCTCTCGGCCCTCTCACTGGCCAAAGACAGCCTGGTTGGTGGCATCACGAACCCCAGTGAGGTCTTCTGCTCCGTGCCAGGCCGGCTCTCGCTGCTCAGCTCAACGTCCAAGTACAAGGTGACCGTGGGGGAGGTCCAGCGGCGACTCTCACCTCCCGAGTGCCTCAATGCTTCCTTGCTAGGCGGTGTCCTTCGCAG GGCCAAGTCCAAGAACGGGGGCCGCTGTCTGCGGGAACGGCTGGAGAAGATTGGGCTCAACCTGCCAGCTGGCCGTCGCAAGGCCGCCAATGTGACACTTCTGACGTCGCTGGTGGAGG gAGAGGCCGTGCACCTGGCCCGAGACTTTGGCTACGTCTGCGAGACTGAGTTCCCAGCCAAGGCAGCCGCTGAGTACCTATGCCGCCAACACGTGGACCCCGGGGAGCTTCACAGCCGCAAGAGCATGCTACTGGCCGCCAA gCAGATCTGCAAGGAGTTTGCAGACTTGATGGCTCAGGACCGCTCCCCGTTGGGCAACAGCCGCCCAGCACTCATCCTGGAGCCTGGAGTACAGAGCTGCCTGACACACTTTAGCCTCATCACCCATGGCTTTGGTGGGCCCGCCATCTGTGCTGCCCTCACTGCCTTCCAGAACTACTTGCTGGAGTCACTCAAGGGCCTGGACAAGATGTTTCTAAGCGGTACAGGCAGTGGGCACGGTGACACCAAGGCTTCAGAGAAGGATGCCAAGCACCGGAAGTAA